A stretch of Chloroflexaceae bacterium DNA encodes these proteins:
- a CDS encoding pyridoxal phosphate-dependent aminotransferase — protein sequence MPGVFSDLDLSPNPLELARQRRLAAGGYLDLTSSNPTLQGLLFPPAILRAAAESFWETRRYQPDPRGGAAARAAVVAYYAGRAPPLPLEPDDVFLTASTSEAYSLLFALLADPGDNLLAPNVTYPLFEYLAALRGLELRSYPLREEEGWAIDERALHAAADARTRAVLIVSPHNPTGAVVSAPLAALSRMGLPVICDEVFAAFTYAVPHVPPLAALHPDLPVFTLNGISKLFALPDLKLGWIALNAAARPFGPRLELLNDTFLGANSLSQHLLPALFVHGMPFVARMTARVRANLDLALQRLAGHPRLRVRPPDGGYYLFPAVSGCDDEEALALRLLDQGVLVHPGYFYGDVPGAHLLLSALTEPATFAAGLDRLVQAL from the coding sequence ATGCCTGGCGTCTTCAGCGACCTGGATCTCAGCCCCAATCCCCTCGAACTCGCCCGCCAGCGGCGCCTTGCCGCTGGCGGCTACCTCGACCTGACCAGCAGCAACCCGACCCTCCAGGGCCTCCTCTTCCCTCCGGCCATCCTGCGCGCCGCTGCCGAGAGCTTCTGGGAGACCCGGCGCTACCAGCCCGACCCGCGGGGCGGCGCGGCGGCCCGCGCCGCTGTTGTCGCCTACTACGCCGGGCGCGCGCCTCCCTTGCCCCTGGAACCCGACGACGTGTTCCTCACCGCCAGCACCAGCGAAGCCTACAGCCTGCTCTTCGCCCTCCTGGCCGATCCGGGCGACAACCTGCTGGCGCCCAATGTCACCTACCCGCTCTTCGAATACCTGGCCGCCCTCCGCGGTCTGGAACTGCGCTCCTATCCGCTGCGGGAGGAGGAGGGCTGGGCGATTGATGAGCGCGCCCTCCACGCCGCTGCCGACGCCCGCACCCGCGCCGTGCTGATCGTCTCGCCCCATAACCCCACCGGGGCCGTGGTCTCGGCCCCCCTCGCGGCCCTCAGCCGCATGGGCCTGCCGGTGATCTGCGACGAGGTGTTCGCCGCCTTCACCTACGCCGTGCCCCACGTGCCGCCCCTCGCCGCCCTGCATCCCGATCTGCCCGTTTTTACCCTCAACGGCATCTCCAAGCTCTTCGCCCTCCCCGACCTGAAGCTGGGCTGGATCGCCCTCAATGCCGCCGCGCGTCCCTTTGGCCCGCGCCTCGAATTGCTCAACGACACGTTCCTGGGCGCCAACAGCCTGAGCCAGCATCTCCTGCCGGCCCTCTTCGTCCACGGCATGCCCTTCGTCGCCCGGATGACCGCGCGGGTGCGGGCCAACCTCGACCTGGCCCTGCAACGCCTGGCCGGCCATCCCCGCCTGCGCGTCCGCCCGCCCGACGGCGGCTACTACCTCTTCCCGGCCGTCAGCGGCTGTGACGATGAAGAGGCCCTGGCGCTGCGCCTCCTCGATCAGGGCGTCCTGGTCCATCCCGGCTACTTCTACGGCGACGTTCCCGGCGCCCATCTGCTGCTCTCCGCGCTGACCGAACCGGCGACCTTTGCTGCGGGCCTCGATCGGCTGGTTCAGGCGCTTTGA
- a CDS encoding LLM class F420-dependent oxidoreductase: MLLDVGFMVDANPLPVAAEVARSAEALGFAALWAPETAHNPFLPLTIAAEHTSRLGLGTAVAIAFPRSPMVTAQIAWDLAAFSRGRFILGLGTQVRAHIERRFSASFDQPVERLRDYVLALRAIWQSFQGNGRLNYRGKFYQHTLMLPFFNPGKIDHPNIPIYIAGVNERLAQLAGELCDGFHAHPLNSAKYLREHLRPQIAEGARRAGRDPAACALAGSPLVITGLDRESTERMRAFVRQQIAFYGSTPTYRPVLDCHGWGEVGERLSQLAAQQRWADMPGLVSDEMLATFAVEASPGELGAALRQRYDGLLDRISLYMPFVPGQMDEFWRRLVRDVSG; encoded by the coding sequence ATGCTGCTCGATGTCGGGTTCATGGTGGATGCCAACCCCCTGCCGGTCGCCGCCGAAGTGGCCCGCTCCGCCGAGGCTCTGGGCTTCGCCGCCCTCTGGGCTCCCGAAACCGCTCACAATCCCTTCCTGCCCCTGACCATCGCCGCCGAACATACCAGCCGCCTCGGCCTCGGCACCGCGGTCGCCATCGCCTTTCCCCGCAGCCCGATGGTGACCGCCCAGATCGCCTGGGATCTGGCGGCATTCTCCCGGGGCCGCTTCATCCTGGGCCTGGGCACCCAGGTGCGCGCCCACATCGAGCGTCGCTTCAGCGCCAGCTTCGATCAGCCGGTCGAACGGCTGCGCGATTACGTGCTGGCCCTGCGGGCCATCTGGCAGAGCTTTCAGGGCAATGGCCGCCTGAATTACCGGGGAAAGTTCTACCAGCATACGCTGATGCTGCCATTCTTCAACCCCGGCAAAATTGACCATCCCAATATTCCGATTTACATCGCCGGGGTCAACGAGCGCCTGGCGCAACTGGCCGGCGAACTCTGCGACGGGTTTCACGCCCACCCGCTTAACAGCGCGAAGTACCTGCGCGAGCATCTGCGCCCCCAGATCGCCGAGGGCGCCCGCAGGGCCGGGCGCGATCCCGCGGCGTGCGCCCTGGCCGGCAGCCCCCTGGTTATCACCGGTCTCGACCGTGAGAGCACCGAGCGCATGCGCGCCTTTGTGCGGCAGCAGATCGCCTTCTACGGCTCCACCCCCACCTACCGGCCCGTGCTCGACTGCCACGGCTGGGGCGAGGTCGGCGAGCGCCTGTCGCAACTGGCCGCCCAGCAGCGCTGGGCCGATATGCCCGGCCTGGTGAGTGATGAGATGCTGGCGACCTTCGCCGTCGAAGCCTCCCCCGGCGAGCTGGGCGCGGCCCTGCGCCAGCGCTACGACGGCCTGCTCGACCGCATCAGCCTGTACATGCCCTTCGTCCCCGGCCAGATGGACGAGTTCTGGCGCCGCCTGGTGCGCGACGTCAGCGGGTAG
- a CDS encoding META domain-containing protein: MASRMVAVILAMATALALTACGVGTMTTTATESPLGGTSWLLESLNGAPPLPDTQVTLNFEADGFAGTDGCNQYRGSYQVNGERITIKDSIASTMMACPEPIMQQATAYYEALKQAASFKVDGQQLTLLSESGEVTATFVAQSRALSGTSWTVTGYNNGKQAVVSVLNGSTLTLVFGADGQLSGSAGCNNYTGSYEVADQSLRIGPLASTKRLCNEPEGVMEQETQFLEALGTAVTYRIDGDRLELRTGDGAMAVTAVRAAPAAATPAGARG, encoded by the coding sequence ATGGCATCACGGATGGTCGCAGTTATCCTGGCGATGGCAACGGCTCTCGCCCTGACAGCATGCGGGGTGGGAACAATGACAACAACGGCGACAGAATCTCCCCTTGGCGGCACGAGCTGGCTGCTAGAGAGCCTGAACGGCGCGCCGCCGCTTCCCGACACGCAGGTGACCTTGAACTTCGAGGCGGACGGCTTCGCTGGCACTGATGGATGCAACCAGTACCGGGGATCGTACCAGGTGAATGGCGAGCGCATCACCATCAAGGACTCGATCGCCAGCACGATGATGGCCTGCCCGGAGCCGATCATGCAGCAGGCGACGGCCTACTACGAAGCGCTGAAACAGGCGGCCAGCTTCAAGGTTGATGGCCAGCAACTGACGCTGCTGAGCGAGAGCGGCGAGGTTACGGCGACCTTCGTTGCCCAGAGCCGCGCGTTGAGCGGCACAAGCTGGACAGTAACCGGCTATAACAACGGCAAGCAGGCTGTAGTGAGCGTGCTGAACGGTTCGACGCTCACGCTGGTCTTCGGCGCGGATGGCCAGCTCAGCGGCTCGGCCGGGTGCAACAACTACACCGGGTCCTATGAGGTCGCGGATCAGAGCCTGCGGATCGGCCCGCTAGCGAGCACGAAGAGGCTCTGCAACGAGCCGGAGGGGGTGATGGAGCAGGAGACGCAGTTCCTGGAGGCCCTGGGTACGGCGGTGACGTACCGCATTGACGGCGACCGGCTGGAGCTGCGCACCGGCGACGGGGCCATGGCAGTGACGGCTGTGCGCGCCGCCCCCGCTGCCGCGACGCCCGCCGGCGCCCGCGGGTGA
- a CDS encoding DNA double-strand break repair nuclease NurA: protein MLGQTWIIPLMCGEAPWMTGKEPRMGLDLAALSRQVRELSGAAVRTAASAAQRAARARERYLAAAGEEGRWTRAVDLSRDTANWLLARPVERLDTVRDLPACPPAYAVVATDGSQIDLDRHGSVACYLINIGHVFIRYGQRPAARLGSRPALYYREEDLYLSDGARRVLIEGNYLSARRDVEEGLALADLAETFLDGALPALALQDGTLVRWALAGAERFVQERFLGQYLGYLERMRARGIPTASYISRPRSPEVVGAIRLMFCPDVDVAASRGARCAECSDVRVGREPSCALCQGLVDADVLGPRLAEGQRGPLFVSMSTINIERYGPHCIHFFHLRVGREVCRVEIPQWVASAPEQVDLVHSLVYDQCLRGGGYPVALARAHEQAVIRAADRRAFERMLESSLARAEADGAISAKRESKEFTRL, encoded by the coding sequence ATGCTTGGGCAGACATGGATCATTCCGTTGATGTGCGGCGAAGCCCCCTGGATGACCGGAAAGGAGCCGCGGATGGGGCTGGATCTGGCGGCCTTAAGCCGGCAAGTCCGCGAGTTGAGCGGCGCCGCGGTGCGCACCGCCGCCAGCGCGGCGCAGCGCGCCGCCCGGGCCCGCGAGCGCTATCTGGCCGCCGCCGGTGAGGAGGGGCGCTGGACGCGGGCGGTAGATCTGAGCCGCGACACGGCAAACTGGTTGCTTGCCCGGCCCGTCGAGCGCCTCGACACCGTGCGCGACTTGCCCGCCTGCCCGCCAGCCTATGCCGTGGTCGCCACCGATGGCTCGCAGATCGATCTGGATCGCCACGGCAGCGTGGCCTGCTACCTGATCAATATCGGCCACGTCTTCATCCGCTACGGCCAGCGCCCCGCCGCGCGCCTTGGCTCGCGGCCCGCCCTCTACTACCGCGAGGAGGACCTCTACCTCAGCGATGGCGCCCGCCGCGTGCTCATCGAGGGCAACTACCTGAGCGCCCGCCGTGATGTTGAAGAGGGTCTGGCCCTGGCCGATCTGGCCGAGACGTTCCTCGACGGCGCCCTGCCCGCCCTGGCGCTGCAAGATGGCACCCTTGTGCGCTGGGCGCTCGCCGGGGCCGAGCGCTTCGTCCAGGAGCGCTTTCTGGGGCAGTACCTGGGCTATCTGGAGCGCATGCGCGCCCGCGGCATCCCGACCGCGTCGTACATCAGCCGTCCCCGCTCCCCCGAGGTGGTCGGCGCCATCCGGCTGATGTTCTGCCCGGATGTGGACGTGGCCGCCAGCCGCGGCGCCCGTTGCGCCGAGTGCAGCGACGTCCGCGTCGGGCGCGAGCCGTCGTGCGCTCTCTGCCAGGGCCTGGTTGACGCCGATGTGCTCGGCCCCCGCCTTGCCGAGGGCCAGCGCGGGCCGTTGTTCGTCTCGATGAGCACCATCAACATCGAGCGCTACGGCCCCCACTGCATCCACTTCTTTCACCTGCGCGTCGGGCGGGAGGTGTGCCGGGTCGAGATCCCGCAGTGGGTGGCCTCCGCGCCCGAACAGGTTGACCTGGTGCATAGCCTGGTGTATGATCAGTGCCTTCGCGGGGGAGGCTACCCCGTGGCCCTCGCCCGCGCTCACGAGCAGGCGGTGATCCGCGCGGCGGACCGGCGGGCCTTCGAGCGTATGCTCGAAAGCAGCCTTGCCCGCGCCGAAGCCGACGGCGCCATTTCCGCCAAACGCGAGAGCAAGGAGTTCACCCGGCTGTGA